aaaaacgAAGGTGAGATAAAGTTGGGTTAAATTAGTTAAGGATCAAAGATAATTAGGAcagttaataattataattagacATAATGGGTCATTTAAAAATTCAGTGATCAAAATATGATGGGATACTTACCTTGTACTTTTTAATTTGTCGTGACTATAACTTGTAAATATTAGCTATAAATTACAAATGAACTAAATTTCATgactaattttacattaataataCAAGTTATGTATGAGAGTATGTGATTACCTATAATTAGTTTAGTGTTTTAATtgataactttataattttacaattataagtgattttttaagattataaataattaatcattttaaaattatatttactaattaatttgctattaaaagtgatcactttaacgcaTTAATATATACATCGAGTAAGACTTTGATCGAGATGTCCGGTAAATAATAAGACACTTTACTTCCGTTGAGCAGAAAATACGACGCGTACAGTTCACCACCAAAACCATCACcagaaagttcaaaaaaaatcTCCATTAACAATGGCAGGAAGCAGTCAAGTAACAAAGGGTGTCTATTCTCTTTCATTCTCTTCCCCTCGCACATCTCTTCTCTCTCAATCTCCTGTctttttccttaatttcttaAACTCCACTCCTCGATTCTACACAAAAAACCTTACGCTTAATCTCAATTACACATCTACTCTTAACTTCAATGGCGATGTCAGAGATAAAGCCCCATTGATTCGTGCTatgtcatcatcatcttcttcttcttcttcttcttcttcttcttcttcatcttcgtCTTCTTTTGGGTCTCGTCTTGAAGACAGTGTGAAGAAAACTGTCACCGAAAACCCAGTTGTTATTTACTCTAAAACTTGGTGCTCGTATGTCCCAAACTTAAAAGCTTtgttgtttatttaattttgtgaatTTGGTTGCTTTCGGAATTGCTGATTTTGAGGGATTGAAGTAGATTTCTGTATTTTTAATCGaactttttttttgtgtgtgtgtgtgtgtggggaaGGTATTCATCTGAGGTCAAATCATTGTTCAAAAAACTTGGGGTGGATCCATATGTTATTGAATTGGATGAGTTAGGTATGTTTTcatgttttgattatgcttttTTATGATTCCAATGTTTCATCTACATATTGTTATTGAAATGTTAATAGCGTTGGTTATTTATGCTGATGATAGATAATAGTACCATTTCATTGTTCAAATTGTAATTGGATGAAGGctttgtcattattgttgttgttggtttGAATTGTGGTTCCATCCTCATAATGATGAAATTCTGCTGTAAAAGGACTTGTGTATAGACTTATTTAGAATAGAAATCATTATTATAAGGGTATAGGATGGGTATACATACTCAAGAAACAACCTACTGTAACATACTCCTACGTTTTTGCTGAGCTAAATACTGAACAATACATTCCCTAGTATTGCCTTGATTCACAGCATGTGTACGGTGTACACCCTTAATCAAACCCTTGAACATCAAAGTAAGCTGCTGTAGACTTGAGTGCACCAAAAGTTTTGCCACCAGCTTCAATCCTGCTGCCTACTGTTCTTATGGAGTGTCCTTAGACCTTGCACGCCTAGCTGAATCACTGATACCGTCAATACTCCCCCTCTCCCCTCAAACTAGGAGGAGCAGAAACAGTAACTCCTAGTTTGTaaataagttgtttaaattgAGAAGGCAAATTTTTAGTCAGAATATCAGCTAATTACTGAGTAGCAAGTTTAAGTTATCCTTCAACAACTTTTTCTCTTGTATAACGACATGCAATCTCAAGATGTTTTGTACAATGATGAGACCGGTTTTTTTCCATGTACATGGCGGATTGATTGTCACAATACAAGGTGTCAAGGTTTCAAATCATTTACACTAAGACCATAAAACAATCTAGTCAGccaaaccacttcaaaagcaACATTAGGCATAGCTGTATACTATACTTCTGAACTTGACTTTGAAACAATGTTTAGCTTCTTGGATTTCCAACTTATTGGAGATTTATCAAAAAGAAGCACATAGCCTGTTACAACTTATTTTCACCTTTAAGGACAAGCCCTTGTCCACATGTAGAAAAAACATAATTCAAGCTGTGTGTTAATGCTTGCCAATGAGATGTCCTAGGCTTAAGGTTTGAATTGTGTTAGCCTGGTGTTAGTAAGTGAGGTTAAGTTTCCAATGGTACATCTATACTCCTTCCGTCCATTTGATTTTGCCTCACCAGCTATTTATTCCGTCCCATTGAATTTGCCCCATTACAATTTTTAGACATGACTCTACTTATAATATCACACTAATACCTACAATTTACTTCTCTTTCCCACATTAAACCTTATCATCACCCCACTAAAGAACATGGTTCCTCCTATAATACTGCACTAATATACTCATCTATCCACTTTTCTTAATTCGTGTGCCATCCCCCCAAGGAACAATCTGAAGATGATAGAGTATTACAATTTAGAATCTTCAAGAAACTCACCTTCTGATAACCTTAGGTGCATTGGCAAAGGTTTAACCTTTTTGAACTGATTAATGCCACAACCCTTGAGTAAATCTTTGATGAATTTAGATGAATCATACCCCCAGGCTCATGATTGACCTTAATCCCTAAGAAATAATGATGTTTTCCCAAATCCTTTACGGTGAAAGCTTTGTGTAAATGAGCTTTTAGTTTAAGGTTTTCTTTATGATCTCTTCCTTTGACCAACACATCATCCACATTAACTAAGAAGGGTGTGATTATTTTTGAATTGTATATAACTCAAGATTTTAATTCTTCAAGCAACTTGGCATGTTATTGTCTAGATGCTTGTATAAGTCGATTCAAGGAGCTTTTAATTATGAGGATTAGGAATACCTTTAGgcattaataaataaacttttaCTTTTAAGTCTCCATGCAAGAAAGCACCATTTACATCTAATTAATGTACATGCCAATGATTACTCGCTGCAACAACCAACAAACACCTTTTGGGGAAAAAGTTTCTTTATAGTTAATCCCATACttttgattgtaccctttagcAACTATTCTTGCCTTTAACCTTTCTAGACTTCCATCATCTTTTAATTTCACCTTGTAAACCCCTTACTACCTATGGCCTTTTTTCCTTTTAAGTAAAGGAACATCCTTCCAAGTTTGATTAAGGCTTCATACGCAAGAGTCATTGCTTCTATCTACCTAGGATCTTTGTTTGATTCTTCATAAGAAGATGGTTCAACAAATTGTAAATGTGTTTCTGCTATTATATGTTGTACTGAAGATAAGGTATAATAATGCACAAGATTACACAACTGTGTTTGAGCAGAATAGCATTCATAATCAAGCAAATAAGAAGGTTTCTTAGTTAATCTAGATGTCCTTTTAGACTGATCATTATAATTAAGAACCcttttttcttcatcttttattttacTTGTATCAAAACTAGATATTTGACCTGAATTAAGACTTTGATCATAATGTAGCTGATCAATATCTTAACTAAGGTCAGAGTACTGACTAGAAGGAATATCCTCTTCTGCACTCTGATCAACAGAAAACTTTTCTGATGATATAGGAGCAGATTTATCTTTAATACCTTCTGTTCGTTCAAAATTTTGATTCATCTGTTGTGTAGTGAGATCAGATATACTATTAAAAGGCAATAAGAACTGATGTACAGCCTGAGGATCAGTTTGATATGGAAAGGATCTTTCCTGAAAAACGACATCGCTTGAGATAAAGAATCTTAAAAGTAAAAAGTCCTCAATGAAATTCCCTTTCAACAACCAAGTACCCTCCTCTCCAGGTAGCTATAGAGCCTGAACCTCAATCATGAAATGGAAATCCTCTATTTCTGTTTCTCACTGGTGCATTATGCAGAGAAGGCAAATTGAATAATTAAagtgaaaggatgtcaaaaaggTTAGCATCCTCTCCAATCTCCAAGCATCCTTTAAGCCTTGCCGAAATGGAGAGAAAGTTAAAACTTGTGAACAAATATCTCAAATGAGTCATTCTTGTAGAAACAGACATCACAAACAGACTACATTTTCTCTTGATGACCCTGTACCATAAAGCTCTGATTCTAGGGGGAATCACCACATCCAGTTTCTCTTGAGAGCTTTTATATTGAAAAGCACAATGGTTTGTGGGAATTACAACTTTTCAATACTGACTCACACCTAGGTGGGGTTTCATTACCCTTAGTAGTGATAACCTGAAACAACACCCCATTGTTTCTTGGTAACATATATTATTTGCAATTTCACGTAAGAAATACAATCTTTTCTAATGAGTTGTTCTTATATTGtccattataatttaaaatcaaagaccTATTAATTTTTGGCCCTGTCAAGAATGGGCGTAAAGGATATTAACGTCATCCTTTCCTAGTTCTGAATATTTCATTCTGTGAATGATAACTTGTTTGTATTTTGAAATTGCAGGTGCTCAAGGGCCTCAACTGCAGAAGGTATTGGAGAGGCTTACTGGTCAACATACTGTTCCAAATGTTTTCATTGGTGAGTGATGTTGAAAGATTATTATGTGTTGTTTATGATTCCCTATCTAGATTTTGAAATCATCAGCTTCTGAATAAGATTCTACCGAGTAAGGTTCTGAGTAAAGCAAAAATcagttttatttataaaatatttgttatCCCTTCTCAGGAAAAATTAGTTTCAGATTTCAATTAGCGAATAAGTaacaattagtaaaaatcagtAAACGGCATCAACGAAATACACTAGATAATCAACACAAAATCAATTTTGAGTGTCAATGTTTCAATTGGTAACAATAGCTTCAATGGGCAAGACCGATTGTGAAGTGAACAGAGCTAAACCCTATTTTCAGTGATTTGTACATGATGTACAGGAAAGAGTGTATTTTCTTCAATCTTAATTATGGAGCAAAACTAAAAGTTAGCGAAGCTAATGCAACTTGTATAGGAgttgtttattaaaatttctaaacATGATTTGCATCCATGCCTTCAATTGTTGAAAATTAGTCATCTAAGATTTCAGAATCTGAAACGGTAGCTTAAGTTAAGAGTTATGTTTGTCTGCTGTCAGGATCGTGCACCATTCTAAGCAGACATCAGGTAGGGAAAATAGTTATGTTTGATGGCTTGTACTTGAGAATTTGGTTTCGATATTGTCTGCGTTTGCCATCTTTTTTGCCTCATCAAACCTCATAATGCTCCATTTCTTGCAATATTCTAATAACCAAATCTTTTTTTCTGTTGTGCTCAAACCAGGTGGTAAGCACATTGGCGGTTGTACAGGTGAtcatttgttttcaattttagttTCTGTACCAATTTGTGCTTCAAACTTTCCTGTTTTGTAATTGCTTGGATCTTTGAGCTTGACAAACCTAATTTATACCTTCCATATGATAGCTGCGTACAGCAGTTCTGCAATGTTttagattttgttttattcatcTATTACTTTGGCCTACTTTTACCATACTTCAGGTGTTGTTGCTTGTGTTATGTGATAGATTGACATTTAGTTTGCTTCTCAGTTTgagtttttaatttcttttgaagATAGCAAGCATAATTTTGGAAACAAGTACTTTTACCGCCAGTTCGTAAGATTGTTTTGTTTAGATTAAGTATGACCAAATTGAGTGTATGATACGACTCACATTGAAAGTGATCAAGAAACAAAACAGGTCCATAAATCTGAGTCTGAGTTGCTATTGTTTTGGGATTTGTAAATTTCTTTCATGTAACCTTGTTATGTCAACTCAAAAATCTTTGGGCTGGTTTTTGGGTACGATTAGGTCAGATGGCATTTTTAAGTATCCGCGTGCACAACATCATTGTGAAGTAATTGAAATGACTACGATTAGATGTTGTATTTATTTCTACTCAATGATTTGATGCAGATACTGTGAAGCTTTACCATAAAGGAGAACTTGAACCATTGCTTGCTGAAGCAACTGCCAAGAGTGCATAGGGCTAGGAACTTCAAATTCATTAAATCTATTCTGTTGGTTCTTCTTTGCAAGTTATGCTCATCTTTTCCCTCTCAgaattgcattttattttttatgttaaaacatACTTACCGGTACTATAGGCTCTTATTAAACTCGCATACTGTATCGCTTCAAATCTTATAATGAAATTAAGTTAACTTGGGTGGTCAATTCTATTCATTTATGCTAGCATAAAAGGTGGAGTGACATTTCAAAGATCCATAAGGGATGAAATTTTGATCATCAATTACGTTGTCGGTTCTCCATCATAAACGAAAACTGGTATCCTTCAGAAGATTGGGTTATATTGGGAAAGATCATTGTTGTTATTTGCTAAATCCTCTTTTGCTTTGTCAAAGCTAACAGCCTTGAGTTTCAAAACCCGGAAGTGGAGGTAAACACGAGACAAAACTCATTACTCGGACTTCCTCCATTTTAATTCTATGAAAGAAAGAAGAATGATCTGAATAATATAAATGGTACTTGGTTTAGATTTTCTAATGATATGACATTCTAAAGATAGTTGAAGTATCTGATGTACAGGGCTACAGGCTTCCTTCTGTAGTTCTTCTGCTGGTAGGGGACACGCCTTTTTCAGTAAAAAGGGACTATTATTGAAGTCGTGTTGATCAGTGCGCCGGAGGTGTAGTGAATCTCTCGCGTAACCCTTTGAAGTAGTTCAACATCTTATCATTGTATTGTAATCTGTCTTTAATCTCCGGAACTTCCTTAAATCTTCTGCTCCAAGCCTGTAACCTGGGAAGATTATTGGATTCCAGTAGTTTGATTTCTGCTGCTTCCTGCATCAATGGCAGCCAGCAAGCAATCCATCCCAAACATATATCAGTGAATCCGATTCGATTCCCACCAAAAAAATCCTTCTCTCCTAATCCTTTCTCTTCTATTATATGCAGCAATTCTTTAGCTTCTTTTGCTAGGTTCTCTTGTTCTTCCCCGACAGCTCGCAAGTAAGCGTAAAAGGTTGGGCTCTGCATATGGAGATGAGTTAGAAGAAAAAtcagaaagaaaaagaagtatTAAAAATCTGGAAGTTACCGTATCTTCTAGAAACTTTGCCCAGAATCGAGCCATCGCTTTTTCATAAGGATCAGTGGGAAGCAAGGGATTTTGAGGCCACATATCATCAATATACTCAAGAATAATAATCGATTCCGCTATCGGTTTTCCATTATGAATGAAAACCGGTATCCGTTGGTAGACTGGGTTATAGTGTATAAGTTCATCGCTCTTATTCGCTAAATCCTCTTCGGTATAATCAAAGTCGATACCTTTGAGGTTCAAAGCCCAGATAACTCTGTGACAGTAAATACTAGACCAGACTCCCAGTACTCTCACCTCTTCCATTTCTTTTCACATTCTGAATTCTGATcgtatagtatatattatcagtagcatttttatttaaattatataaaaaattatgcaTTATTGTTGTTTCTTTTTGACTAATGATGTGGGGTTAGCATGCTTTTGAGGCTATGAAACTGACATTTATGATATTAAACTTTGAATACAGCTAAGATTAGTTATCTTTCTGATGTAATATTGGACCACTTATAAGGTATCAGAGATTGATTTTGAAACTTCCTGTCTCTTGTCCTAATAAACCCGGGTCTGTCGAGTATCAGGAAATTTTCTATGTTCCACTTGACTCGAGTTTATTTTGAACTTCCTATGTCTCTTGTCCTGAACCTCTTGTTGTGTAGAAAGAGGGTAAGCGGAAACTCGATGGGACGAAGGGTACTCATGTTTCTTGAAGTTTATCTCTATTGATCTGTGTTCTGTATGCGCCTGTTCTTCTGTTTCGTTCAAATATTACTGGAAGGTTCCGTAGCTAGTTTGCAGCAAGTTAGTGTCGTTTTTTTCTGTTATAGTTGTAAGTAGATCGAGACTGCTTCACTGAGAATGGACTGTATCTCGAGGCTCTAGCTTCCCAGACATGTTCATGGGTAGCGACTATTGTTCGATTGCAGTCGTGCCAACTGGTGTGTGCTGGAGGTGAAGTGAATGTCTCTCGTAGCCCTATGAAGTACGTCAAATCTCCTGCTCTAAGTTTTTAACCTGCTAAGTTGTTTGCTTTTTGATTCTCGTAGTTTGATTTTAGATGAATAGAGAGAGTAATTCATGTGGACGACCATTGGAATTGTTATATTGGTTCATATAGTCGATTCAAATCTTTTGAGATTATTGCTCTGACATTGCTGTTATTGCtgttaataatgtttatgttaGATTAAGCATGTAGTTTAGAGTTCCAATTAGATTTGcgttatatatatacatttgattttttttttatattgatagggttttatcataaaaaatttggaaattattattgaaaattgtAGTTCTCAATAAAAGCTAATTAACCAACcttaaaattaataagaaaaaacagTTGAAATAATTAAGGAGATGTTTAATTAACCTCCTCCGCAACAAAGTTATACCAAAACCTAGCTTGAGCTCTTTCATGAGCATCTAACGGGAGGTGATGTTGATGGTGAGGCCAAGTCTCTTCAATGTACTCAAGAATTACATTGGATTCCGAGATCGATTTTCTGGCATGAACTCCTCACTTTTCATTGGAAGATCGTCAATGTATTCATATTCAAAACTCTCGAGTTTGAGAATCAGGTCATATCTTAGTTGGAAAGTAAATATCATACGTTTGATCCTCACCTAATCCTCTTATTCCCTCTACCTACTTCGTAATAAAAAAAACACCGTTGAGTTTCAAAGCTCAAATAACTTCATATGACTTGGCCATGCTACcaataagaaaatttgaataaaataagattatttaacaacttaattctaaaaataagctccgtgaaaacttatttcccaaaataagcgtctgtatatccaagcctagcctcgggttaagtcgctgttactaacagcgaaagatgaaaaaaaaaattaaaaggccaaaATCGCTGTTGGTAACaacgactttaaggttaactggtaATTCCTTAACCTCGTCGGCTGGAATAAGGAAGTAACTGAGAGctgaaaacttaaaacgcattaagttgctgttactaacagcaacttaaaaaaaaaaattttttttttagtcgttgttagtaacagcgaaagttcccgaggctaggcttggatgtacggacgcttattttggaaaataagttttcacggagcttatttttgaaattaagttgttaaataatcttattttattcaaattttcctaCCAATAACAATAAGTACACAATCCTAACCTAGCTAATAGTATCACTAACAAATAGGGGGTCTATGAGGGTATACGAGATGATCGATCGCACAAGgccccttctttctcctgtatatgaaaaagttaattaaaaaagatATATGTTAAAGTGTATTAATGAATTAAATATACTTACTATAAATAagatgtaaaataaaaattctgcACAGAGCCACCAAATTTTTCAAGACAACTTTGCAGTAACAAAGAAGTTGTTTCAGATTAACCATTGATAGCAAACACTATGTGCAACTTAAGTGCACACGATATGTTGAATCAGTTTTATAACATAATctattataatccaaaaccaaaaacGTATAAATCTTTAGTCCAGCAATATATGGGTGAAAACTGGTAATAAATTATAGAGGTCCTCAATTACAATGTTTGACAAAACTCAAGTATTTTGGTTGTTAGGGGAAACTAGCACTAGTTAGTAGTCACTAGATTCTTGATCGCATACAGATGGTAAATTTTTAAACTTCCTCTATAAAGAATTAATATTCTAACACTTAGTGCTACTACTGTGTTTTGTTGAAAATGTAAACCTTGTTAGAATAATAAGTATACACGTACCAATACCACCACTATCGTATACTTCATCATCTTAGTGCGTATATAGCACTAAAAATGGCGGTTTCTTTTCTAGACATTATAATGGAATGTCATGCACTAAAATTGGAAGTGATTATCAAGCTAGTAACACGTACACATGCATGTTCATACTCGTCTTTGTCTATCGGCCTCTTTCTATAAATAGGTAGCTTATGAGTTGCATTTTTGAGCAACACTAATAAGTTACAACTTGTATCTTGGTGTATAGTCATTTTTATATTGAGTTCAAGGAAAGGAAAAAAACAGgaggaaaataattttttgataagGGAGATTAAGAGTTTGTAATATAGTAGAGTCTTTTGTGTATCTTTCTCGAGTAGAAACATGGGGAGGTCTTCGTTATGTCTTGCAATGACGTTCCTATTGTTGTTTttgcatttattatttataggaATAGCTCAAGCAAGACATTTTAGTAAAGAGATTGTATTagaaaataaacattttaaagaTGAAAGTAATAATAAACTATGTGTGGAAAGCGATGCGCATAAAAATGGTTGTGGTTATCAAGGCGAAAGTGGTGGTGGAAGAGTTGGAAGTACTGGAGGACAAGGTAGTGTAGGTGGGGCTAGAGGTGGGGGAGGGGGTGTTAGTTTTGGAGGTGGTGGAGGTGTTGGTGCTGGTGCTGgaggtggtggtggtgttggTGTAAGAGGTGGAGGCAGTGGAGGAGGTATTGGTGGTGGAGGTGGAGCTAGTGGGGGAGTTGGAGTAGGTGGGGGTGGGGGTGTTAGTGGTGGAATTGGAGGTGGAGGTGGTGTTGGAGGCGATGCTGGTGGTGGCATTGGAGTTGGGGTTGGTGGAAAAGGTGGTGGAGGGGGAGGTTttagtggtggtggtggtggaggggGAGGTATTGGTAGTGGTGGCAGAGTAGGGGGAGGAGTTGGAGTTGGTGGGGGTGGGGGGTGGCAGTGTTGGTGGAGGAATTGGAGGAGGAGGAGGTGGTGGTGTTGGGGGCGGAGTTGGTAGTGGCGTTGGAGTTGGTGGAAGAGGTGGTGGAGGCGGAGGTATTGGTAGTGGTGGTGGATCTAGTGGAGGAGCTGGAGTAGGTGGGGGTGGAATTGGAGGCGGAGGAGGTATTGGAGCTGGTGGTGGTGTTGGAGCTGGAGCTGGTGGAGGAGGAGGTATTGGTGGCAGTGGTGGAGCTAGTGGAGGAGTTGGAGTAGGTGGAGGAATTGGAGGTGGAGGAGGTATTGGagctggtggtggtggtggtagtGGTGTTGGAGGTGGAGCTAGTGGTGGTGTTGGAGGTGGAGCTGGTGGTGGAGGAGGTATTGGCGGTGGAGGTGGCGGTGGAGCTAGTGGAGGAGTCGGAGTAGGTGGCGGTGGAGCTAGTGGAGGAGTCGGAGTAGGTGGAGGTGGAGGTGTTGGTGGGGTAATTGGAGGTGGAGGAGGTATTGGAGCTGGTGGTGGTGTTGGAGGTGGAGCTGGTGGAagaggtggtggtggtggcggTGGCGGTGGAGCTAGTGGAGGAGTTGGAGTAGGTAGAGGTGGAGGTGTTGGTGGGGGAATTGGAGGTGGAGGAGGTATTGGAGCTGGTGGTGGTGTTGGAGTTGGAGCTGGTGGAAGAGGTGGTGGAGGAGGAGGAGGTACTGgtgttggtggtggtggtggagctAGTGGGGGTGGAGGTGGAGCTGGTGTTGGAGCTGGTGGTGGCATTGGAGGTGGAGTTGGTGGAAGAGGTGGTGGAGGAGGAGGtattggtggtggtggtggagctAGTGGGGGTGTAGGTGGAGGTGTTGGTGGTGGAGATAGTGGAGGTGCTCGTGGTGGGTT
The sequence above is drawn from the Amaranthus tricolor cultivar Red isolate AtriRed21 chromosome 5, ASM2621246v1, whole genome shotgun sequence genome and encodes:
- the LOC130812823 gene encoding monothiol glutaredoxin-S10-like; protein product: MAGSSQVTKGVYSLSFSSPRTSLLSQSPVFFLNFLNSTPRFYTKNLTLNLNYTSTLNFNGDVRDKAPLIRAMSSSSSSSSSSSSSSSSSSSFGSRLEDSVKKTVTENPVVIYSKTWCSYSSEVKSLFKKLGVDPYVIELDELGAQGPQLQKVLERLTGQHTVPNVFIGGKHIGGCTDTVKLYHKGELEPLLAEATAKSA
- the LOC130812822 gene encoding glutathione transferase GST 23-like — encoded protein: MEEVRVLGVWSSIYCHRVIWALNLKGIDFDYTEEDLANKSDELIHYNPVYQRIPVFIHNGKPIAESIIILEYIDDMWPQNPLLPTDPYEKAMARFWAKFLEDTSPTFYAYLRAVGEEQENLAKEAKELLHIIEEKGLGEKDFFGGNRIGFTDICLGWIACWLPLMQEAAEIKLLESNNLPRLQAWSRRFKEVPEIKDRLQYNDKMLNYFKGLRERFTTPPAH
- the LOC130813617 gene encoding uncharacterized protein LOC130813617 — translated: MAYLYRYIETSPRPLPPPPPPPPPTPIEPPPPTPTPTLPPPPIPPPPIPLLVPTPPPAPTPPPAPTLPPLLAPPPIPPPMPLPPPIPPPTPPPLLPPPAAPLMLPPAPPPAPMPPPPPPLLLLLPCPPPPPPAPMPPPAPMPLPTPPLPLAPPPKPLPAPIPPPPLPPPPPLAPPPNPPLPTVPPPTPPPTPPLAPTPPPPPPPTPPPTPPPPAPIPPPAPNPPRAPPLSPPPTPPPTPPLAPPPPPIPPPPPPLPPTPPPMPPPAPTPAPPPPPLAPPPPPTPVPPPPPPPLPPAPTPTPPPAPIPPPPPIPPPTPPPLPTPTPPLAPPPPPPPPPLPPAPPPTPPPAPIPPPPPITPPTPPPPPTPTPPLAPPPPTPTPPLAPPPPPPPIPPPPPAPPPTPPLAPPPTPLPPPPPAPIPPPPPIPPPTPTPPLAPPLPPIPPPPPAPAPTPPPAPIPPPPPIPPPPTPAPPLDPPPLPIPPPPPPLPPTPTPLPTPPPTPPPPPPPIPPPPPPPPPPPLKPPPPPPFPPTPTPMPPPASPPTPPPPPIPPLTPPPPPTPTPPLAPPPPPIPPPLPPPLTPTPPPPPAPAPTPPPPPKLTPPPPPLAPPTLPCPPVLPTLPPPLSP